The proteins below are encoded in one region of Sideroxydans lithotrophicus ES-1:
- a CDS encoding ATP-dependent DNA helicase, with translation MTVEVERFFSELSPLATEVASFRPRTQQREMALAVAEAIRDNAILVAEAGTGTGKTFAYLVPALLAGGKVVISTGTKNLQDQLFQKDLPMVRDALKAPVSVALLKGRSNYVCHYHLSLAQSNGLFKTREDVKHLAKIVTYAKVTQSGDKSGLADVPENAPIWMHVTSTRDNCLGQECPQHTECFVLKARKEAMEADVVVVNHHLFFADVMLRDEGVAELLPACNTVIFDEAHQLPETASLFFGESLSTSQLFDLSQDARIEALSGAKDFAALPAACDELEKAARDLRLAFKKEGRMAADATANIKDFEPTLKVLAEKLAKLSDLLEKQAERSEGLENCWQRARTLVQELKHWQTGDVPETVRWLEVFHHSLQLNSTPLSIADIFKKQISGHPRAWIFTSATLAVKQNFSHYQGEMGLQEARTACWDSPFNYQEQALLYVPQNLPEPNTEGYTDAVVQAALPLVEASRGRAFMLFTSLRAMQRAYEILQAEFDRKNLKYPLLIQGEGSRNELLTRFRDHGNAVLLGSQSFWEGVDVRGEALSLVIIDKLPFAPPDDPVLAARIAELNRQGHNAFMEFQLPRAIINLKQGAGRLIRDENDRGVLMICDPRLISKHYGKRIWQSLPPFKRTRDEAEAVAFFAKN, from the coding sequence GTGACCGTCGAAGTAGAACGTTTCTTTTCCGAACTAAGCCCGCTTGCCACCGAAGTCGCTTCGTTCCGTCCGCGCACGCAGCAGCGCGAGATGGCGCTGGCCGTGGCCGAGGCGATACGCGACAACGCCATCCTGGTGGCGGAAGCAGGCACCGGTACGGGCAAGACCTTCGCCTATCTGGTGCCGGCACTGCTGGCGGGCGGCAAGGTGGTGATCTCCACCGGCACCAAGAACCTGCAGGACCAACTGTTCCAGAAAGACCTGCCGATGGTGCGCGATGCGCTGAAAGCGCCGGTGTCGGTGGCGCTGCTCAAGGGGCGTTCGAACTATGTGTGTCACTACCATTTGTCTCTGGCGCAATCGAACGGGCTGTTCAAGACGCGCGAGGACGTGAAGCATCTGGCGAAGATCGTGACCTACGCCAAGGTGACGCAGAGCGGCGACAAGAGCGGGCTGGCAGATGTGCCGGAGAACGCACCGATCTGGATGCACGTGACCTCGACGCGCGACAACTGCCTGGGACAGGAATGTCCGCAGCACACCGAGTGCTTCGTACTCAAGGCGCGCAAGGAGGCGATGGAAGCCGACGTGGTGGTGGTGAACCACCACCTGTTCTTCGCCGACGTGATGCTGCGCGACGAGGGTGTGGCGGAACTGCTGCCCGCCTGCAACACGGTGATCTTCGACGAGGCGCACCAGTTGCCGGAGACGGCCAGCCTGTTCTTCGGCGAGAGCCTGTCCACCTCGCAGCTGTTCGACCTGTCGCAGGATGCGCGCATCGAGGCGCTGAGCGGCGCCAAGGACTTTGCGGCACTGCCGGCGGCGTGCGATGAACTGGAGAAAGCCGCGCGCGACCTGCGCCTGGCGTTCAAGAAGGAAGGCCGTATGGCAGCGGATGCGACGGCCAACATCAAGGACTTCGAACCGACGCTGAAGGTGCTGGCAGAAAAACTGGCCAAACTGTCCGACTTGCTGGAAAAGCAGGCGGAACGCAGCGAAGGGTTGGAGAACTGCTGGCAACGGGCACGCACCTTGGTGCAGGAGCTGAAACACTGGCAGACCGGCGATGTGCCGGAAACCGTGCGCTGGCTGGAGGTGTTCCACCATTCATTGCAGCTGAACTCCACACCACTGTCCATCGCGGACATCTTCAAGAAGCAGATCAGCGGCCACCCGCGCGCCTGGATATTCACCTCGGCGACACTGGCAGTGAAACAGAACTTCTCACACTACCAGGGCGAGATGGGACTGCAGGAAGCGCGCACCGCATGCTGGGACAGCCCGTTCAACTATCAGGAACAGGCACTGCTGTATGTGCCGCAAAACCTGCCTGAGCCAAACACCGAGGGTTATACCGATGCAGTGGTGCAGGCTGCATTGCCTCTGGTCGAGGCCAGCCGAGGCCGCGCATTCATGCTCTTCACCAGCCTGCGCGCGATGCAGCGCGCCTACGAGATATTGCAGGCCGAGTTCGACCGCAAGAACCTGAAATACCCGCTGCTGATCCAGGGCGAAGGTTCGCGCAATGAGCTGCTCACGCGTTTTCGCGACCACGGCAACGCGGTACTGCTCGGCAGCCAGTCATTCTGGGAAGGGGTGGACGTGCGCGGCGAGGCATTGTCGCTGGTGATCATCGACAAGCTGCCGTTCGCCCCGCCGGACGACCCGGTGCTGGCGGCGCGCATCGCCGAGCTGAACCGGCAGGGACACAACGCCTTCATGGAGTTCCAGCTGCCGCGCGCCATCATCAACCTGAAACAGGGGGCGGGCCGGTTGATACGCGACGAAAACGACCGCGGCGTGCTGATGATCTGCGACCCGCGCCTGATCTCCAAACATTACGGTAAACGCATCTGGCAAAGCCTGCCGCCGTTCAAGCGCACCCGCGACGAGGCGGAAGCCGTCGCCTTCTTCGCGAAGAACTAA
- a CDS encoding DUF2721 domain-containing protein produces MEHAPEIITVAQVIQQAVAPVFLLTGVGAVLSVLSVRLARVIDRFRVLDTASNSERATHAIEIDTLILRARWIHWAISLCTTCALLICIVIAALFIGSELGKDPSTPIAVLFIAAMLALTTGLLCFLREIALSTNIINFPKSQE; encoded by the coding sequence ATGGAACACGCACCCGAAATCATCACTGTAGCCCAGGTCATCCAGCAGGCGGTTGCTCCGGTATTCCTGCTGACCGGGGTCGGAGCGGTCCTGAGCGTGCTCTCCGTACGGCTGGCCAGGGTGATCGACCGCTTTCGGGTGCTGGATACAGCCTCCAACAGCGAACGCGCCACACATGCGATAGAAATAGATACCTTGATACTCAGGGCACGCTGGATACATTGGGCGATCAGCCTTTGCACCACTTGTGCTCTGCTTATTTGCATCGTAATCGCGGCACTGTTCATCGGTTCCGAGTTGGGCAAAGACCCCTCGACACCAATAGCCGTGTTGTTTATTGCTGCCATGCTGGCGCTGACTACCGGACTGCTGTGTTTTCTGCGCGAGATCGCGCTATCGACCAATATCATCAACTTCCCCAAGAGCCAGGAATAA
- a CDS encoding flavin reductase family protein, whose translation MAKKTFPLSEVYRLLEPGPVVMVSTAHKGKANIMTMSWQTMMEFAPPLVGCVISGRNHSFDALVATRECVLNIPSVEMAKQVVGVGNCSGSKVDKFRKFKLTAMPASKVAPPLIDECFANLECRVYDTRMVNKYNFFVLEVVKAWIDPAKKNPRTLHHQGKGYFAVDGDTIKLSSKMA comes from the coding sequence ATGGCCAAGAAGACTTTTCCGCTTTCCGAAGTCTATCGCCTGCTGGAGCCCGGCCCCGTGGTGATGGTGAGCACTGCACACAAGGGCAAGGCGAACATCATGACGATGTCGTGGCAGACGATGATGGAGTTCGCGCCGCCGCTGGTGGGGTGCGTGATCAGCGGACGCAACCACAGTTTCGATGCGCTGGTGGCGACCAGGGAATGCGTGCTCAATATTCCCTCGGTGGAAATGGCGAAGCAGGTGGTGGGGGTGGGCAACTGTTCAGGCAGCAAGGTGGACAAGTTCAGGAAATTCAAGCTGACGGCGATGCCTGCATCCAAGGTGGCGCCGCCACTGATCGACGAGTGTTTCGCCAATCTCGAATGCAGGGTCTACGACACACGTATGGTGAACAAGTACAACTTCTTCGTGCTGGAGGTGGTGAAGGCGTGGATCGATCCCGCCAAGAAGAACCCGCGCACCTTGCATCACCAGGGCAAGGGATATTTTGCGGTGGATGGAGACACGATCAAGCTGTCTTCGAAGATGGCGTGA
- a CDS encoding YaiI/YqxD family protein — translation MQIWVDADACPKVIKEILFRAADRRQMQVTLVANKLLYCPPSKFIRAMQVPAGFDVADNKIVQMTEAGDLVVTADIPLAAEVIARGGHVLNPRGEFYTKDTIQERLTMRNFMDGLRSSGVETGGPPTLSQSDRQAFANQLDRFLAKHVRPSTGSVRTDVSGDG, via the coding sequence ATGCAGATCTGGGTGGATGCCGATGCGTGTCCGAAAGTGATCAAGGAGATTTTGTTCCGCGCGGCCGACCGGCGGCAGATGCAGGTGACGCTGGTGGCAAATAAGCTGCTGTATTGCCCGCCTTCGAAGTTCATCCGTGCCATGCAGGTGCCGGCCGGATTCGACGTTGCCGACAACAAGATCGTGCAGATGACGGAGGCTGGCGATCTGGTGGTCACCGCCGATATTCCGCTGGCTGCCGAGGTGATCGCGCGCGGAGGCCATGTGCTGAACCCGCGCGGCGAGTTCTACACCAAAGACACGATCCAGGAACGGCTGACCATGCGCAACTTCATGGATGGATTGCGTAGCAGCGGGGTGGAAACTGGTGGGCCGCCGACACTCAGCCAGAGCGACCGCCAGGCATTTGCAAATCAGCTGGACAGGTTTCTGGCGAAACACGTTCGCCCCTCGACAGGCTCAGTGCGAACGGACGTTTCCGGGGATGGCTGA
- a CDS encoding MFS transporter produces MGKLAKESLARIPSGVWVLGFVSLLMDVSSEMIHSLLPLFMVTVLGASALTVGVIEGIAESTALLVKVFSGALSDYLGKRKGLALFGYAMGALTKPMFALASGVGMVLAARFLDRIGKGVRGAPRDALIAEITPAGIRGAAFGLRQSLDTVGAFLGPLLGTALMLLWLNDFRAVFWVAVIPGLLAVALLLFGVHEPKSGEAQQPNNPVSRENLQRLGSDYWWLVGIGAVFTLARFSEAFLVLRAAQGGIPVALVPLVMVAMNVIYAASAYPFGKLSDGMSHTRLLAMGLAVLIAADLVLASNDHWVTVLLGVGLWGVHMGITQGLLARMVADVTPEDLRGTAYGFFNLMSGLAMLVASMLAGLLWDRVGPSFTFYAGVGFCLIAGFALAWKPARAGDLSKN; encoded by the coding sequence ATGGGCAAACTCGCTAAAGAGTCGCTTGCCAGGATTCCCAGCGGTGTATGGGTACTGGGTTTCGTCAGTCTGCTGATGGACGTGTCATCGGAAATGATCCATAGCCTGCTGCCGTTGTTCATGGTCACGGTGCTGGGGGCCAGCGCATTGACGGTCGGTGTGATCGAGGGCATCGCAGAGTCCACGGCGTTGCTGGTGAAGGTATTCTCGGGCGCGCTGAGCGACTATCTTGGCAAGCGTAAAGGGCTGGCGCTGTTCGGCTATGCCATGGGCGCGCTGACCAAGCCGATGTTCGCGCTGGCCTCCGGCGTGGGCATGGTGCTGGCGGCACGCTTTCTCGACCGTATCGGCAAGGGGGTACGCGGTGCGCCGCGCGATGCCTTGATTGCCGAGATCACGCCAGCCGGGATACGTGGTGCAGCGTTCGGCTTGCGCCAGTCGCTGGATACGGTGGGTGCGTTCCTCGGGCCATTGCTGGGCACCGCCTTGATGCTATTGTGGCTCAACGATTTTCGCGCGGTGTTCTGGGTGGCGGTGATCCCGGGGTTGCTGGCTGTCGCATTGCTGTTGTTCGGCGTACACGAACCGAAAAGCGGGGAAGCGCAGCAGCCCAACAACCCGGTCAGCCGCGAGAATCTGCAGCGGCTTGGTAGCGATTATTGGTGGTTGGTCGGCATCGGCGCGGTGTTCACGCTGGCACGCTTTAGCGAAGCCTTCCTCGTGCTGCGCGCAGCACAGGGCGGGATTCCCGTCGCTTTGGTGCCGCTGGTGATGGTGGCGATGAATGTGATCTATGCCGCGTCGGCATATCCGTTCGGCAAGCTTTCCGACGGCATGAGCCACACCAGGCTGCTGGCGATGGGGCTTGCGGTATTGATCGCGGCCGACCTGGTGCTGGCGAGCAACGACCATTGGGTGACGGTGTTGCTTGGTGTGGGGTTGTGGGGAGTGCACATGGGCATCACGCAGGGCTTGCTGGCGCGCATGGTGGCGGATGTGACACCCGAGGATCTGCGCGGTACGGCATACGGTTTCTTCAATCTGATGAGCGGGCTGGCGATGCTGGTTGCCAGCATGCTGGCGGGACTGCTCTGGGATCGCGTTGGCCCCTCTTTTACCTTTTATGCTGGCGTGGGTTTTTGTCTGATTGCAGGTTTTGCATTGGCCTGGAAGCCAGCAAGGGCGGGAGATTTAAGCAAGAATTAA
- a CDS encoding cytochrome b/b6 domain-containing protein, giving the protein MALIDQEFVCLTIFRWCMQQVNANHAGKDEQAAVKVWDRFLRFFHWTLVLCFATAFISGEVHLSEIHVLVGYVLCVLLAARLFWGFKGSEYARFRAFIFPVSEAIEYLRSMLKGNPKHYYGHNPAGALMVFTLFGLLAAIFVSGLLTLGTIDFEGPLVFLANRVTDESSYAFRHVHEFLPNVALALVVLHLLGVLVGSIQHKENLVRAMITGKKSPPKQSSSSSQNDKEES; this is encoded by the coding sequence TTGGCGCTTATCGACCAGGAATTCGTTTGTTTAACAATTTTCAGGTGGTGTATGCAGCAAGTAAATGCAAATCATGCCGGCAAAGATGAACAGGCAGCAGTGAAGGTGTGGGACCGGTTCCTCCGGTTCTTCCACTGGACGCTGGTGCTGTGCTTTGCGACAGCTTTCATTTCGGGTGAGGTGCACTTGTCCGAGATACATGTGCTGGTCGGGTATGTGCTGTGTGTATTGCTGGCGGCCAGGCTGTTTTGGGGATTCAAAGGCAGCGAATATGCGCGCTTCCGCGCCTTTATCTTTCCTGTCAGCGAGGCTATCGAGTATCTGCGCTCGATGCTCAAGGGTAACCCCAAACATTATTACGGACATAACCCGGCAGGCGCATTGATGGTGTTCACGCTGTTCGGGTTGCTGGCGGCGATATTTGTGTCGGGCCTGCTTACTCTGGGTACCATAGACTTCGAAGGGCCATTGGTCTTCCTGGCGAACCGGGTGACTGACGAGTCCAGCTATGCGTTTCGCCATGTCCACGAATTTCTTCCCAACGTGGCACTTGCGTTGGTAGTACTGCACCTTCTGGGTGTATTGGTTGGCAGCATCCAGCACAAGGAAAATCTTGTGAGGGCGATGATCACCGGGAAGAAATCACCACCAAAGCAATCAAGTTCCAGCAGTCAAAACGATAAAGAGGAGAGTTAA
- a CDS encoding DUF1924 domain-containing protein, whose translation MKPLFTLMALIGTLVMASAASATPASDELFARYKSEGASGFDAERGKADWAKEGKVEDGVKMNCSTCHGDDLRKPGKHKKTGKVIEPMAPSVNPERFTDAKKIEKWFKRNCNDAWGRECTAQEKGDVLKFLLSK comes from the coding sequence ATGAAACCACTATTCACATTGATGGCGTTGATCGGCACGCTGGTCATGGCTTCCGCCGCATCGGCGACCCCCGCCAGCGACGAGCTGTTTGCCCGGTACAAGTCTGAGGGGGCTTCCGGTTTCGACGCTGAACGCGGCAAAGCGGACTGGGCCAAAGAGGGCAAGGTCGAGGATGGCGTGAAGATGAATTGTTCGACTTGCCACGGCGACGACCTGCGCAAGCCTGGCAAGCACAAAAAGACCGGGAAGGTCATCGAGCCGATGGCTCCCAGCGTCAATCCGGAGCGCTTCACGGATGCCAAGAAGATCGAAAAATGGTTCAAGCGTAATTGCAATGACGCTTGGGGTCGCGAATGTACAGCGCAGGAAAAGGGCGATGTCCTTAAGTTCCTGCTGAGCAAGTGA
- a CDS encoding diheme cytochrome c — translation MMMQNKFKAALLAAALLMSSGAAMAEQNFWQWLGNFSRQKGVQPVDNKTYSDECGSCHYAYPPGLLPSKSWAKLLDEKALNDHFGENASLDKDTLKTIYDYAMDNAAEKSWYKRSRKIALATEDGDAPIRITEVSYIKRKHHDIPEKMIKGNKDVKSLSYCNACHTKADKGIFDSDTVSIPNYPDWD, via the coding sequence ATGATGATGCAAAATAAATTCAAAGCAGCTCTGTTGGCTGCAGCATTGCTGATGAGCAGCGGGGCAGCGATGGCGGAACAGAACTTCTGGCAATGGTTGGGCAACTTCTCGCGTCAAAAAGGCGTGCAACCGGTCGATAACAAGACCTACTCGGACGAGTGCGGCTCATGCCACTACGCCTACCCACCCGGCCTGTTGCCGAGCAAATCGTGGGCGAAGCTGCTGGACGAAAAGGCCTTGAACGATCACTTCGGCGAGAATGCTTCGCTGGACAAGGACACCCTGAAGACCATCTACGATTACGCGATGGACAATGCCGCGGAGAAATCCTGGTACAAGCGTTCGCGCAAGATCGCGCTGGCGACCGAAGACGGCGATGCTCCGATACGTATCACCGAGGTGAGTTACATCAAGCGCAAGCACCACGACATCCCGGAGAAGATGATCAAGGGCAACAAGGATGTCAAATCCCTGAGCTACTGCAACGCATGCCACACCAAAGCTGACAAGGGCATCTTCGACAGCGACACCGTGTCCATCCCGAACTATCCTGACTGGGATTGA
- the hslO gene encoding Hsp33 family molecular chaperone HslO: MKTSSDSLRRFLFEHAPIRGEIVRLDAVWQSVIERHNYPAVLRDLMGELCAATALLAATLKLQGSMVLQIHGKGAVKLLVVECSGDLEMRATAKWEGDLAQGTLQDLVGGDGRFVITLDPKDGNQAYQGIVALEGDSIAEILQNYMTRSEQLETRLWLAADGKHAAGMLLQKLPAQAELHDDDPWERAVLIANTLKPEELLNVPASELVHFLYHEEDIRLFDAQEVVFRCTCSRENVGRMLRMLGREEVDSILAERGDVEVHCEFCNQRYVFDRVDADAVFADIIVMAASDTRH, from the coding sequence ATGAAGACTTCATCCGATTCCCTGCGACGTTTTCTGTTTGAACATGCACCGATACGCGGCGAGATAGTGCGCCTCGATGCAGTTTGGCAGAGCGTGATCGAACGCCACAATTACCCGGCTGTGCTGCGCGACCTGATGGGGGAGTTGTGTGCCGCCACTGCATTGCTGGCGGCGACGCTCAAGCTGCAAGGATCCATGGTGTTGCAGATACACGGCAAGGGCGCGGTGAAACTGCTGGTAGTGGAATGTTCCGGCGATCTGGAGATGCGCGCAACCGCGAAATGGGAAGGCGATCTGGCGCAAGGTACGCTGCAGGATCTGGTCGGGGGTGACGGGCGCTTCGTCATCACGCTCGACCCCAAGGACGGCAACCAGGCTTATCAGGGTATCGTCGCCCTGGAAGGCGATAGCATCGCCGAGATCCTGCAGAACTACATGACGCGCTCCGAGCAGTTGGAGACTCGCCTCTGGCTGGCAGCAGACGGCAAGCATGCGGCAGGCATGTTGTTGCAGAAGCTTCCCGCACAGGCGGAACTGCACGATGATGACCCGTGGGAGCGCGCCGTGCTGATCGCCAATACGCTCAAGCCCGAAGAGTTGCTGAACGTTCCTGCAAGTGAGTTGGTGCATTTTCTGTATCACGAGGAAGATATACGCTTGTTCGATGCGCAGGAGGTGGTGTTCCGTTGCACTTGCTCGCGCGAGAACGTGGGGCGCATGTTGCGCATGCTTGGTCGGGAAGAGGTGGATTCGATACTGGCCGAGCGTGGCGACGTCGAGGTGCACTGCGAGTTCTGCAACCAGCGCTATGTGTTCGATCGCGTGGATGCCGATGCGGTGTTCGCCGATATCATCGTGATGGCGGCAAGCGACACGCGCCACTAG
- a CDS encoding NAD(P)/FAD-dependent oxidoreductase, with protein sequence MLRLTEIRLPLDHPAEALSEAILKRLNIAAPELIGYTIFRRGYDARKRNAIVLVYTVDAEIKNESALLKKNISHVNPAPDMSYRFVAHAPQGLSERPVVIGTGPCGIFAGLLLAQMGFRPIILERGKEVRERTKDTWGLWRKGKLNPESNVQFGEGGAGTFSDGKLHSQIKDPKFYGRKVLTEFVKAGAPEEIMYVSKPHIGTFRLVGMVEEMRYNMEALGAEIRFQSRVTDIEITDGQVCGVVLVNGERIATKHVVLAVGHSARDTFEMLHERGVYMEAKPFSIGFRIEHPQAVIDRARLGPNAGNPLLGAADYKLVHHASNGRSVYSFCMCPGGTVVAATSEEGRVVTNGMSQYSRNERNANSGIVVGITPADYEGDVLAGVEFQRKWEARAFELGGKSYAAPAQRVGDFLAGRPSSHLGEVVPSYTPGVTPTDLSTALPDYAIAAIREALPAFDKQIKGFAMDDAVLTGVETRTSSPVRIRRGDDFQSINIKGLYPAGEGAGYAGGILSAAVDGIEVAEAVGLDMQQKA encoded by the coding sequence ATGTTACGTCTCACTGAAATCCGTCTTCCGCTCGACCATCCCGCAGAAGCTCTATCCGAAGCCATCTTGAAGCGTTTGAACATCGCCGCACCCGAATTGATCGGCTATACGATCTTCCGGCGCGGTTATGACGCACGCAAGCGCAATGCCATCGTGCTGGTTTACACCGTGGATGCAGAGATAAAGAACGAATCCGCATTGCTCAAGAAGAACATTTCGCATGTGAACCCGGCGCCCGACATGAGCTACCGTTTCGTGGCTCATGCACCGCAGGGCCTGAGCGAGCGTCCTGTAGTCATCGGCACCGGTCCCTGCGGCATCTTTGCCGGCCTGCTGCTGGCCCAGATGGGCTTCCGACCGATCATCCTCGAACGCGGCAAGGAAGTACGCGAACGTACCAAGGACACCTGGGGCCTGTGGCGCAAAGGCAAGCTCAACCCCGAATCCAACGTGCAGTTCGGCGAGGGTGGCGCGGGCACGTTCTCCGATGGCAAGTTGCACAGCCAGATCAAGGATCCGAAATTCTATGGACGCAAGGTGCTCACCGAATTTGTCAAGGCCGGTGCACCGGAAGAGATCATGTACGTGAGCAAGCCGCACATCGGCACCTTTCGCCTGGTCGGCATGGTTGAAGAGATGCGCTATAACATGGAAGCGCTGGGTGCCGAGATACGCTTCCAGAGTCGCGTGACGGATATAGAGATTACAGACGGACAGGTGTGCGGTGTAGTTCTGGTGAATGGCGAGCGCATCGCGACAAAGCATGTAGTGCTGGCAGTCGGCCACAGCGCGCGCGACACCTTCGAGATGCTGCATGAACGCGGCGTCTACATGGAGGCCAAGCCCTTCTCCATCGGCTTCCGCATCGAACACCCGCAGGCCGTCATCGACCGCGCTCGTCTCGGCCCCAACGCCGGCAATCCCCTGCTGGGCGCGGCCGACTACAAACTGGTGCACCACGCCAGCAACGGGCGCTCGGTATACAGTTTCTGCATGTGCCCCGGTGGTACGGTGGTGGCGGCGACCTCCGAAGAAGGCCGTGTGGTGACCAACGGCATGAGCCAGTATTCGCGCAACGAACGCAACGCCAACAGCGGGATTGTCGTGGGGATTACCCCGGCTGACTACGAGGGCGATGTACTGGCGGGCGTAGAGTTCCAGCGCAAATGGGAAGCGCGCGCTTTCGAACTGGGCGGCAAAAGTTACGCAGCTCCGGCACAACGCGTCGGCGATTTCCTCGCCGGGCGTCCCTCCTCCCATCTCGGCGAAGTCGTGCCTTCCTACACGCCCGGCGTGACACCCACCGATCTCTCCACCGCCTTGCCCGATTACGCCATCGCCGCCATCCGCGAAGCATTGCCCGCATTCGATAAACAGATCAAGGGATTTGCCATGGACGATGCCGTGCTGACCGGGGTCGAGACACGCACATCATCGCCCGTACGCATCAGGCGCGGCGATGATTTCCAGAGTATCAACATCAAGGGACTGTATCCGGCCGGCGAAGGCGCAGGTTATGCGGGCGGGATCCTTTCCGCGGCGGTGGACGGCATCGAGGTGGCAGAAGCAGTCGGACTGGATATGCAGCAAAAGGCCTAG